The following coding sequences lie in one Cloeon dipterum chromosome 1, ieCloDipt1.1, whole genome shotgun sequence genomic window:
- the LOC135942617 gene encoding uncharacterized protein LOC135942617 isoform X2 — translation MSTLVGRSGSLGEQCLADTTCDPVAQHMRAWRILQHELKIQRVKTWENHHVNPGRQNISSSKHANIPNPLRCFSRLSLQPTSVSRSPSSLRSLQVERKNARISFSAHNESHKKHGDFAKEVTFKPKILDTSATSKLIQSRNYQTPKKKTLPQSRTSSAVSTKSIEPGQRKAEHKNWSQSRPESSSSSSTGCDSAYEAGGSIEALSPHSRSSTPQQVTVRGAEPKLDTDVEESRIVGKEIENAIEELIERPGTPVNLIDRNESLEYILFEHDLMNEIASCGVLTNFSVREICRSFALTNGKLLEQCKVQEIVERVQKLVGVPDNASLDFSDFGLHGSFDTPSNATSE, via the exons ATGAGCACTCTAGTGGGGAGGAGTGGAAGCTTAGGAGAGCAAT gtttAGCTGATACAACATGTGATCCAGTGGCGCAGCACATGAGAGCTTGGAGGATTTTACAGCACGAACTGAAAATTCAGAGGGTGAAAACTTGGGAAAATCACCACGTAAATCCTGGCAGGCAAAATATTAGCAGTTCAAAACATGCGAACATTCCAAATCCATTGAGATGCTTTAGCAG GTTGAGCTTGCAGCCAACAAGCGTAAGCCGGTCGCCAAGTTCTCTACGAAGTCTTCAGGTGGAGAGGAAAAATGCAAGGATTTCTTTCTCTGCGCATAATGAGAGCCACAAAAAGCACGGAGACTTTGCCAAAGAGGTCACCTTCAAGCCTAAGATATTGGACACATCTGCCACTTCCAAATTGATTCAGTCGAGGAACTATCAAACCCCCAAAAAGAAGACACTGCCTCAAAGCAGGACA AGTTCGGCTGTTTCTACAAAATCAATCGAACCTGGTCAAAGAAAAGCGGAGCATAAAAACTGGTCTCAAAGTCGCCCGGAAAGCAGCAGTTCGTCATCAACTGGCTGCGATTCCGCGTACGAAGCTGGAGGGTCCATCGAAGCTCTCAGTCCTCACTCCCGGAGCTCAACTCCTCAGCAAGTTACAGTTCGCGGCGCAGAGCCAAAGTTGGATACAGAT GTTGAAGAGAGTAGAATTGTTGGAAAAGAAATTGAGAATGCTATAGAAGAATTGATTGAGCGGCCAGGCACCCCAGTGAATTTGATAGACAG AAACGAGAGTCTGGAATACATTTTGTTCGAGCACGACTTGATGAATGAAATCGCTTCCTGTGGTGTTTTGACAAACTTCAGCGTGAGGGAGATCTGCAGGTCATTCGCCCTGACCAATGGAAAATTGCTGGAGCAGTGCAAGGTGCAAGAAATTGTGGAGCGAGTTCAAAAACTTGTAGGAGTACCCGACAACGCTAGTCTAGACTTCTCCGATTTTGGGCTGCACGGCAGCTTTGATACACCAAGCAATGCAACGTCAGAGTAA
- the LOC135942617 gene encoding uncharacterized protein LOC135942617 isoform X1 gives MAAMPHFKVNYSRVRSNCLADTTCDPVAQHMRAWRILQHELKIQRVKTWENHHVNPGRQNISSSKHANIPNPLRCFSRLSLQPTSVSRSPSSLRSLQVERKNARISFSAHNESHKKHGDFAKEVTFKPKILDTSATSKLIQSRNYQTPKKKTLPQSRTSSAVSTKSIEPGQRKAEHKNWSQSRPESSSSSSTGCDSAYEAGGSIEALSPHSRSSTPQQVTVRGAEPKLDTDVEESRIVGKEIENAIEELIERPGTPVNLIDRNESLEYILFEHDLMNEIASCGVLTNFSVREICRSFALTNGKLLEQCKVQEIVERVQKLVGVPDNASLDFSDFGLHGSFDTPSNATSE, from the exons ATGGCAGCAATGCCACACTTCAAAGTCAACTATTCTCGCGTCAGAAGCAATT gtttAGCTGATACAACATGTGATCCAGTGGCGCAGCACATGAGAGCTTGGAGGATTTTACAGCACGAACTGAAAATTCAGAGGGTGAAAACTTGGGAAAATCACCACGTAAATCCTGGCAGGCAAAATATTAGCAGTTCAAAACATGCGAACATTCCAAATCCATTGAGATGCTTTAGCAG GTTGAGCTTGCAGCCAACAAGCGTAAGCCGGTCGCCAAGTTCTCTACGAAGTCTTCAGGTGGAGAGGAAAAATGCAAGGATTTCTTTCTCTGCGCATAATGAGAGCCACAAAAAGCACGGAGACTTTGCCAAAGAGGTCACCTTCAAGCCTAAGATATTGGACACATCTGCCACTTCCAAATTGATTCAGTCGAGGAACTATCAAACCCCCAAAAAGAAGACACTGCCTCAAAGCAGGACA AGTTCGGCTGTTTCTACAAAATCAATCGAACCTGGTCAAAGAAAAGCGGAGCATAAAAACTGGTCTCAAAGTCGCCCGGAAAGCAGCAGTTCGTCATCAACTGGCTGCGATTCCGCGTACGAAGCTGGAGGGTCCATCGAAGCTCTCAGTCCTCACTCCCGGAGCTCAACTCCTCAGCAAGTTACAGTTCGCGGCGCAGAGCCAAAGTTGGATACAGAT GTTGAAGAGAGTAGAATTGTTGGAAAAGAAATTGAGAATGCTATAGAAGAATTGATTGAGCGGCCAGGCACCCCAGTGAATTTGATAGACAG AAACGAGAGTCTGGAATACATTTTGTTCGAGCACGACTTGATGAATGAAATCGCTTCCTGTGGTGTTTTGACAAACTTCAGCGTGAGGGAGATCTGCAGGTCATTCGCCCTGACCAATGGAAAATTGCTGGAGCAGTGCAAGGTGCAAGAAATTGTGGAGCGAGTTCAAAAACTTGTAGGAGTACCCGACAACGCTAGTCTAGACTTCTCCGATTTTGGGCTGCACGGCAGCTTTGATACACCAAGCAATGCAACGTCAGAGTAA
- the LOC135942617 gene encoding uncharacterized protein LOC135942617 isoform X3: protein MRAWRILQHELKIQRVKTWENHHVNPGRQNISSSKHANIPNPLRCFSRLSLQPTSVSRSPSSLRSLQVERKNARISFSAHNESHKKHGDFAKEVTFKPKILDTSATSKLIQSRNYQTPKKKTLPQSRTSSAVSTKSIEPGQRKAEHKNWSQSRPESSSSSSTGCDSAYEAGGSIEALSPHSRSSTPQQVTVRGAEPKLDTDVEESRIVGKEIENAIEELIERPGTPVNLIDRNESLEYILFEHDLMNEIASCGVLTNFSVREICRSFALTNGKLLEQCKVQEIVERVQKLVGVPDNASLDFSDFGLHGSFDTPSNATSE, encoded by the exons ATGAGAGCTTGGAGGATTTTACAGCACGAACTGAAAATTCAGAGGGTGAAAACTTGGGAAAATCACCACGTAAATCCTGGCAGGCAAAATATTAGCAGTTCAAAACATGCGAACATTCCAAATCCATTGAGATGCTTTAGCAG GTTGAGCTTGCAGCCAACAAGCGTAAGCCGGTCGCCAAGTTCTCTACGAAGTCTTCAGGTGGAGAGGAAAAATGCAAGGATTTCTTTCTCTGCGCATAATGAGAGCCACAAAAAGCACGGAGACTTTGCCAAAGAGGTCACCTTCAAGCCTAAGATATTGGACACATCTGCCACTTCCAAATTGATTCAGTCGAGGAACTATCAAACCCCCAAAAAGAAGACACTGCCTCAAAGCAGGACA AGTTCGGCTGTTTCTACAAAATCAATCGAACCTGGTCAAAGAAAAGCGGAGCATAAAAACTGGTCTCAAAGTCGCCCGGAAAGCAGCAGTTCGTCATCAACTGGCTGCGATTCCGCGTACGAAGCTGGAGGGTCCATCGAAGCTCTCAGTCCTCACTCCCGGAGCTCAACTCCTCAGCAAGTTACAGTTCGCGGCGCAGAGCCAAAGTTGGATACAGAT GTTGAAGAGAGTAGAATTGTTGGAAAAGAAATTGAGAATGCTATAGAAGAATTGATTGAGCGGCCAGGCACCCCAGTGAATTTGATAGACAG AAACGAGAGTCTGGAATACATTTTGTTCGAGCACGACTTGATGAATGAAATCGCTTCCTGTGGTGTTTTGACAAACTTCAGCGTGAGGGAGATCTGCAGGTCATTCGCCCTGACCAATGGAAAATTGCTGGAGCAGTGCAAGGTGCAAGAAATTGTGGAGCGAGTTCAAAAACTTGTAGGAGTACCCGACAACGCTAGTCTAGACTTCTCCGATTTTGGGCTGCACGGCAGCTTTGATACACCAAGCAATGCAACGTCAGAGTAA
- the LOC135942636 gene encoding N-acylneuraminate-9-phosphatase, with the protein MAGRVRCARICSANISAIFFDLDNTLIPTRRGDKLACEQVYLSLREQYNVPHDKAHDCTKKFLHAFRKCPDNKDCPSLDEWRRLLWAEALGNDYRHLAGAIYRQWLTLRYQYLALTPQVQQMLVTLREMRFRLALITNGSSRAQWEKVQLLQVQRFFDLVLVSGDLPWEKPNANIFLQACSILQVKPETAIMIGDKIETDILGGQILAATIWIRPSDTATAPPQACPDFTLSDVTHLSKVLNMAPSPPDLDDCNSNISNASDGS; encoded by the exons ATGGCAGGACGAGTAAGATGTGCTAGAATCTGTTCCGCGAACATATCCGCGATTTTCTTTGATTTGGACAACACCCTGATCCCGACGAGAAGAGGTGACAAGCTAGCGTGCGAGCAG GTTTACCTGAGTTTGAGGGAGCAGTACAACGTGCCGCATGACAAAGCTCACGATTGCACAAAGAAGTTCCTGCACGCCTTCCGTAAATGCCCGGACAACAAGGACTGCCCGAGTTTGGACGAGTGGCGGCGTTTGCTTTGGGCTGAAGCTCTTGGAAATGATTATAGGCACTTAGCAG GTGCCATTTATCGGCAGTGGCTGACCCTGCGCTACCAGTACCTGGCGCTGACCCCTCAGGTGCAGCAGATGCTGGTGACCTTGAGGGAAATGCGCTTCAGGCTGGCGCTCATCACCAACGGGTCTTCGAGGGCTCAGTGGGAGAAGGTGCAGCTGCTGCAGGTACAGCGCTTCTTCGACTTGGTGCTCGTCTCAGGTGACCTGCCCTGGGAGAAGCCCAACgcaaacatttttctgcaGGCGTGCTCCATACTGCAGGTCAAACCTGAGACGGCCATCATGATAGGAGACAAAATCGAGACCGACATCCTCGGAGGGCAGATTTTGGCCGCCACTATCTGGATCCGGCCTTCGGACACGGCCACCGCGCCCCCGCAGGCCTGCCCGGACTTCACCCTGTCCGACGTCACTCACCTTAGCAAGGTGTTGAACATGGCGCCGTCACCCCCTGACCTTGATGACTGCAACAGTAATATCAGCAATGCCAGTGATGGCAGCTGA
- the Neurochondrin gene encoding neurochondrin homolog, whose amino-acid sequence MSVKKCCAVLKGAQNDTEKFAGLFMVTKVIKAKELSADSKKQLFEAVGFDFLRRLLLTSDALEDCPPQIYKSVAVSVLSCFCDEPEVATHPQLLANLNALVEIIQLEDDEEENLQVISETYQCLKHVALHDAGLEKLKEIGAVSKLVKAYADQSFESDEALTIVCRMAIHFGPSVWDEDAQTLNTLLNKITMDMETDQSEHKFELAETLHTLLYNSNRQIIRDTAKEQTWPSSCYKALSDILTSRLGKQQRDPSLKLASIIIELLGVEWSLTDEEKPKAFFLLLVQLCSIEVRMQVEDRSFEQVMKNADLLVSCFNLMEIAIAYVATTPTFELEQKEKQQLYTALKGAFAALINLLGKIANIRDKLGPIEKAFVYASIRVLAAWLAQETSALRDAVHKLLPFILEMSNETFRATAQRKVDGQEAAPTDVDVLRLFLPALCHLAVEEPARKAMINMKQEEVLFDCLQYYWALVQPDKPMIPRAERLKQRVEVVLTQVQLEEVEDARAAMISLCNIFMNITVLEPKMVDQSATFNRLLKFLFNKLPELKSTPENLVLQGNLAVMGLLLLKQLSARQNKNDYTICRYLTATMRFLWDAYVVDEHGDNSLGPLTVSTTYKKYWLELMELWFLGMQTMSCVLELVPWVAQFAIESGWVEGVIDTLKRVRVGDFPANARSAFEDLLCHLVDASPQVATLLKDNDALQVCRNHRLMELGKKLFGD is encoded by the exons ATGTCGGTGAAGAAGTGCTGCGCGGTGCTCAAAGGCGCCCAAAATGACACGGAGAAGTTCGCCGGCCTGTTTATGGTCACCAAGGTTATCAAAGCCAAGGAGCTGAGCGCCGATagcaaaaagcagctcttCGAGGCCGTCGGCTTCGACTTCCTGCGACGCTTGCTGCTCACTTCAGACGCCCTTGAGGACTGTCCGCCGCAGATCTACAAGTCGGTGGCCGTCTCGGTGCTCAGCTGTTTCTGCGACGAACCTGAGGTGGCCACGCACCCGCAGTTGCTGGCCAACCTGAACGCCCTAGTCGAGATCATCCAACTTGAAGACGACGAGGAGGAGAACTTGCAGGTCATATCAGAGACATACCAGTGCCTGAAGCACGTAGCCCTCCACGATGCGGGGCTCGAGAAACTCAAGGAAATTGGAGCCGTTAGCAAG TTGGTGAAAGCCTACGCAGACCAGAGTTTTGAGTCCGATGAAGCCCTAACTATAGTATGCAGAATGGCCATCCACTTCGGCCCTTCTGTGTGGGATGAAGATGCCCAGACCCTGAACACGCTTCTGAATAAAATCACCATGGACATGGAGACAGATCAGTCGGAGCACAAGTTCGAACTGGCCGAAACGTTGCACACGCTTTTGTACAACAGCAACCGCCAAATCATCCGTGACACGGCTAAAGAGCAAACTTGGCCTTCAAGCTGCTACAAAGCCCTGTCTGACATCCTGACCAGCCGACTGGGCAAGCAGCAAAGAGACCCTTCCCTGAAATTGGCCTCCATCATCATCGAGTTGCTCGGAGTTGAGTGGTCGCTGACCGACGAGGAGAAGCCCAAGGCCTTTTTCCTGCTGCTGGTGCAGCTATGCTCCATCGAGGTGCGCATGCAGGTTGAGGACCGGTCCTTCGAACAGGTGATGAAGAACGCTGACCTGCTTGTATCATGCTTCAACCTGATGGAAATCGCCATCGCCTATGTGGCGACCACGCCCACTTTTGAGCTCGAGCAGAAGGAGAAACAGCAGTTGTACACAGCTCTAAAGGGTGCGTTTGCCGCCCTGATCAACCTGCTGGGCAAGATCGCCAATATCAGGGACAAACTGGGCCCCATCGAGAAGGCCTTTGTCTACGCCAGCATCAGGGTGCTGGCCGCCTGGCTGGCGCAGGAGACCTCCGCCCTCAGGGATGCAGTGCACAAGCTGCTGCCCTTCATCCTTGAAATGTCAAATGAGACCTTTCGCGCAACCGCCCAGCGCAAGGTGGATGGCCAGGAGGCAGCACCAACTGATGTTGACGTCCTGCGGCTTTTTCTGCCCGCGTTGTGCCACCTCGCGGTCGAAGAGCCGGCGAGGAAGGCGATGATCAACATGAAGCAG GAAGAGGTTCTATTTGACTGTTTGCAATACTACTGGGCGTTGGTACAGCCAGACAAACCTATGATTCCTCGGGCTGAACGTCTTAAACAGCGAGTTGAGGTGGTTCTCACGCAGGTGCAGTTGGAAGAGGTGGAAGACGCACGCGCCGCCATGATCTCCCTGTGCAACATCTTCATGAACATCACCGTCCTAGAGCCAAAAATGGTGGACCAAAGCGCCACCTTCAACCGACTCCTCAAGTTCCTCTTTAACAAGCTGCCGGAACTTAAATCGACTCCAGAGAACCTGGTTCTGCAGGGCAACCTGGCGGTCATGGGCCTGCTCCTTCTGAAGCAGCTGTCTGCACGCCAGAACAAGAACGACTACACCATTTGTCGATACCTGACGGCCACCATGCGCTTCCTGTGGGACGCGTACGTCGTGGACGAGCATGGAGACAACTCGTTGGGCCCTCTCACTGTCAGCACCACTTACAAAAAGTACTGGCTCGAGTTGATGGAGCTCTGGTTCCTCGGCATGCAGACCATGAGTTGTGTGCTGGAGCTGGTGCCGTGGGTGGCGCAGTTCGCCATCGAGAGTGGCTGGGTCGAGGGCGTGATAGACACTCTGAAGAGGGTCAGGGTCGGCGACTTTCCTGCCAACGCGCGCTCCGCCTTCGAGGACTTATTGTGCCACCTGGTCGACGCCAGTCCGCAGGTCGCCACCCTGCTCAAGGACAACGACGCCCTTCAGGTTTGCCGCAACCATCGGCTCATGGAGCTCGGCAAGAAGCTCTTCGGCGACTGA
- the spn-A gene encoding DNA repair protein RAD51 homolog 1 — translation MTAAMQRESVATAETQEEEFGPQPISKLEGNGILASDVKKLEEAGYHTVESIAFAPKKQLITIKGISEQKADKILGEAHKLVPMGFTTATEFHQKRSEIIQLTTGSKELDRLLGGGIETGSITEIFGEFRTGKSQLCHTLAVTCQLPIDQNGGEGKCLFVDTEGTFRPERLLAVAERYGLSGNEVLDNVAYARAYNTDHQTQLLVQAGAMMADSRYALLLVDSATALYRTDYSGRGELSARQMHLARFLRMLLRLADEFGVAVVITNQVVAQVDGGTVFAADPKKPIGGNIMAHASTTRLYLRKGRGETRICKIYDSPCLPEAEATFAINADGIGDAKE, via the exons ATGACAGCAGCAATGCAACGAGAAAGCGTCGCAACAGCTGAAACGCAAGAAGAAGAATTTGGTCCACAGCCCATCAGTAAGCTGGAG GGCAATGGCATTTTGGCATCAGATGTAAAGAAATTAGAGGAAGCTGGCTACCACACGGTTGAGTCTATTGCGTTTGCTCCCAAAAAACAGCTCATCACCATCAAAGGCATCAGCGAGCAAAAGGCTGATAAAATCTTG GGTGAAGCTCACAAACTAGTCCCCATGGGCTTCACAACCGCAACAGAGTTTCACCAGAAGCGGTCGGAAATAATTCAGTTGACCACGGGCTCCAAAGAACTTGACCGCCTTTTGGGTGGTGGCATTGAAACAGGATCTATCACTGAAATATTTGGCGAGTTCAGAACCGGCAAAAGTCAGTTATGTCACACTTTAGCTGTCACTTGCCAG CTGCCAATTGATCAGAATGGTGGAGAAGGAAAGTGTTTGTTCGTCGACACGGAGGGCACCTTCCGTCCTGAGCGACTGCTGGCAGTTGCTGAGCGTTATGGACTCTCAGGCAACGAAGTATTGGACAATGTAGCATACGCTCGCGCCTACAACACAGACCACCAAACGCAGTTGCTGGTTCAGGCTGGAGCCATGATGGCTGATTCTAG GTATGCCCTGCTTCTGGTCGACAGTGCCACTGCCCTCTACAGGACTGACTACTCTGGCCGAGGAGAGCTTTCAGCCAGGCAAATGCACCTGGCCCGTTTCCTCAGGATGCTGTTGAGACTGGCTGATGAG tttggtgTGGCTGTCGTGATTACCAACCAAGTGGTGGCTCAAGTGGATGGAGGAACTGTTTTTGCTGCTGACCCAAAGAAACCCATTGGGGGCAACATCATGGCCCATGCTTCTACCACTAG gttaTATCTTCGGAAAGGCCGAGGGGAGACAAGGATCTGCAAGATTTATGATTCACCATGCCTTCCCGAGGCGGAAGCAACGTTTGCTATCAATGCTGACGGAATTGGTGACGCAAAAGAGTAG
- the Pex14 gene encoding peroxisomal membrane protein PEX14 — MENVDGNVASSSALREDLVRTAVQFLTNPKVKDSSKDHKEAFLKKKGLTDAEISAAFQRSLTASFEPTVPQLPVALPPQYYGPPQQLIVQQSFWSSWWNVTRAVIVIGGFSCSLYYLFDKYLGPALFGKRDELVKVEKSLDSLERKVNEALVSLAQVTLTLEKQQYELAKLTEEAKSDSNGSAVAKIESEIASLKGILLSRKQFPIRPSGTSGIPAWQMKSKDEDIPSKDPSPASNGTSSPELVEALEASDSPGEQIHSD, encoded by the exons ATGGAAAACGTAGATGGAAATGTCGCTTCGTCTTCTGCCTTACGTGAAGACCTT GTGAGGACGGCTGTGCAGTTTTTGACAAATCCCAAAGTGAAAGACAGCTCAAAGGATCACAAAGaggcatttttaaagaaaaaaggacTGACTGACGCAGAAATTTCTGCCGCATTTCAAAGGTCACTAACAGCATCGTTTGAACCAACTGTGCCA CAACTCCCAGTAGCTCTTCCTCCCCAGTACTATGGCCCTCCTCAGCAGCTCATCGTGCAGCAGTCCTTCTGGTCCAGCTGGTGGAACGTTACCAGGGCTGTCATAGTCATTGGTGGATTCTCTTGTAGCCTGTATTATCTTTTCGAC AAATACCTTGGACCTGCATTGTTTGGCAAAAGAGACGAGCTCGTCAAGGTGGAGAAGAGCTTGGATTCTCTGGAGCGAAAAGTGAATGAGGCTCTTGTGTCCCTCGCGCAGGTGACATTAACGTTGGAGAAGCAACAATACGAACTTGCCAAGTTGACTGAAGAGGCAAAGAGTGATTCAAACGGCAGTGCAGTAGCTAAAATCGAGTCTGAAATCGCCAGCTTGAAGGGAATCCTTCTCAGCAg GAAACAGTTTCCCATTCGGCCCAGTGGAACAAGTGGCATTCCTGCATGGCAGATGAAGTCCAAAGATGAAGATATCCCTTCTAAGGACCCCAGTCCAGCAAGCAATGGAACCAGCAGCCCGGAGTTGGTGGAGGCTCTTGAGGCGTCAGACTCGCCCGGAGAACAAATTCATTCCGACTAG
- the Dd gene encoding CTD nuclear envelope phosphatase 1 homolog, translating to MLKQVQMGLRAFLLLASKIWTCICFLFKKQVRAVAKHQPVKYELFPLSPLSRHRLSIVRRKVLVLDLDETLIHSHHDGVVRQTVKPGTPPDFVLKVVIDRHPVRFFVHKRPHVDFFLDIVSQWYELVVFTASMEIYGAAVADKLDNSRGILQRRYYRQHCTPELGSYTKNLSAICSDLSSIFILDNSPGAYRSYPDNAIPIRSWFSDPSDTALLNLLPVLDALRFTQDVRSVLSRNLHIHRQW from the exons ATGCTGAAACAGGTGCAGATGGGGCTTCGCGCGTTTCTCTTGCTCGCCTCCAAAATATGGACCTGCATCTGCTTCTTGTTCAAGAAACAGGTTCGCGCG GTTGCAAAGCACCAGCCCGTCAAGTACGAACTTTTCCCGCTGTCTCCGCTTTCAAGACACAGACTCA GCATTGTCCGCAGGAAGGTGCTGGTGCTGGACTTGGACGAGACCCTGATACACTCGCACCACGATGGAGTCGTCAGACAGACAGTCAAGCCAGGCACTCCACCCGACTTTGTCCTCAAAGTAGTCATTGATAGACACCCTGTCCGTTTCTTTGTGCACAAAAGGCCCCACGTTGACTTCTTCCTCGACATT GTTTCCCAATGGTATGAGTTGGTCGTATTCACGGCCAGTATGGAAATTTACGGAGCAGCTGTGGCTGATAAACTGGACAACTCGCGCGGCATCCTACAAAGACGCTACTACCGCCAGCACTGCACGCCCGAGTTGGGCAGCTACACCAAGAATCTTTCTGCCATCTGCTCAGATCTCAGCTCCATTTTCATACTTGACAACTCACCCGGAGCGTACCGTTCCTATCCAG ACAATGCGATTCCCATCCGTTCGTGGTTCAGTGACCCATCAGACACGGCACTGCTCAACCTGCTTCCAGTGCTTGACGCCCTGAGGTTCACCCAAGATGTGCGAAGTGTCCTCAGCAGAAATCTGCACATCCATAGACAGTGGTAG
- the Acat2 gene encoding acetyl-CoA acetyltransferase, cytosolic: protein MSQRKVVILSAARTPIGSFCGALSTLKAHDLGSVVIKEALNRAKLDPSAVNEVIMGQALSAGQGQNPARQASVNAGVPHSVPAYSINMLCGSGLKSVGVGAASILSGASDFVVAGGQESMSQAQHSMLLRTGTKMGVATMTDTMLSDGLTDAFLNCHMGITAENVAKQWSITREEQDQMALNSQHKTEAAQKAGHFDQELVAVSVPVPRKEPKLVLVDEYPKHGASIEAMTKLRPAFDKSGTVTAGNASGINDGAAAVVLAEEGAAKAKGLTPMASVVSFAQVGVDPAVMGIGPVSAVKAAIEKAGWKIEDVEVFELNEAFASQSIAVAKDLGIDASKININGGAIALGHPIGASGARVLVTLLYAMKRTSAKKGVASLCVGGGMGVAMCVEMS, encoded by the exons ATGTCGCAAAGGAAGGTTGTGATTCTTTCGGCAGCTAGGACGCCAATCG gtTCATTCTGTGGTGCCTTGTCGACTTTGAAAGCCCATGATTTGGGCAGTGTCGTCATCAAAGAAGCATTGAACAGAGCCAAATTGGATCCCAGCGCTGTCAATGAGGTTATCATGGGacag GCTCTAAGTGCTGGCCAGGGACAAAACCCTGCGAGACAGGCTTCTGTAAATGCAGGAGTTCCTCACTCAGTGCCTGCTTACTCGATAAATATGCTGTGCGGATCTGGACTAAA ATCTGTTGGCGTCGGGGCTGCATCCATCTTGAGCGGGGCCAGTGATTTTGTTGTTGCTGGCGGCCAGGAAAGCATGAGCCAGGCCCAGCACTCGATGCTTTTGCGGACAGGTACCAAAATGGGAGTGGCTACCATGACAGACACCATGCTGTCCGACGGACTGACAGACGCGTTTCTAAACTGCCACATGGGCATCACTGCTGAGAACGTGGCCAAGCAGTGGTCTATTACTAGAGAGGAGCAAGACCAGATGGCCCTCAACTCGCAGCACAAAACGGAAGCCGCCCAGAAGGCTGGACACTTTGACCAGGAGTTGGTAGCCGTTTCTGTGCCTGTGCCCAGGAAAGAGCCAAAACTAGTGCTTGTAGACGAATATCCCAAGCATGGGGCGTCCATTGAGGCCATGACCAAGCTGAGACCAGCCTTTGACAAG TCTGGAACTGTCACCGCCGGCAATGCATCTGGTATTAATGACGGTGCTGCTGCCGTGGTGTTGGCTGAGGAAGGCGCTGCCAAAGCAAAAGGATTGACTCCAATGGCCAGTGTAGTGTCATTTGCTCAGGTCGGGGTTGATCCAGCCGTCATGGGAATTGGGCCTGTCTCGGCCGTCAAAGCAGCT ATTGAGAAAGCTGGCTGGAAGATTGAGGATGTTGaagtttttgaattgaatgaaGCATTTGCTTCTCAATCAATTGCTGTTGCTAAAGATTTGGGCATTGACGCCAGCAAGATCAACATTAATGGAGGAGCCATTGCACTTGGCCACCCTATTGGCGCCTCAG GTGCTCGAGTCCTAGTAACCTTGCTTTACGCCATGAAGAGAACCAGTGCTAAAAAGGGGGTTGCATCCCTGTGTGTTGGAGGTGGAATGGGAGTCGCGATGTGTGTCGAGATGTCGTAG